The following coding sequences are from one Lolium rigidum isolate FL_2022 chromosome 6, APGP_CSIRO_Lrig_0.1, whole genome shotgun sequence window:
- the LOC124665997 gene encoding uncharacterized protein LOC124665997, producing MAAIAYASHVRRLLLHPGAGAPARSFYAQPYQAKVGVVEFLNGVGKGVETHAAKLEEAVGGDLQRLLETRTLRLKKLGVPVKHRKLILSFAHKYRLGLWKPPAEARKAQ from the exons ATGGCCGCCATCGCGTATGCGTCCCAtgtgcgccgcctcctcctccaccccggcgccggagctccggcgaggtcctTCTACGCCCAGCCCTACCAAG CCAAGGTCGGCGTGGTGGAGTTCCTGAACGGGGTCGGGAAGGGCGTGGAGACACACGCCGCGAAgctggaggaggccgtgggcggtGATCTCCAGAGGCTGCTCGAGACCCGCACGCTGCGGCTCAAGAAGCTCGGCGTCCCCGTCAAGCAC AGGAAGTTGATTTTGAGTTTTGCTCACAAGTACCGTCTTGGTCTCTGGAAGCCCCCAGCAGAAGCCAGGAAAGCACAATGA
- the LOC124664817 gene encoding alkane hydroxylase MAH1-like: MEVVSWWVLGFLGKYPVEIMASLACVIMLLFRCYRRDGLPTNWPVLGAIPAISVNAGRVHDWLTEFLRAAPGMSHVKGPLGTPVDVLVTANPADVAHIFTANFGNYPKGEEFAALFDVLGDGIFNADGESWAFQRRKAHALLSDGRFRDAVAGSTARKLDDGLVPLLDGFVSSGAVVDMQDVFMRLTFDLTAMFVFGVDPGCLAANFPRVPFAAAMDDAEEVLFYRHMTPVGWLRIQTYLNIGHHKKMNQARQVLDASIAEFISLRRERAAGADDGADLLTLYLACQAEVGKEGAEFDRFLRDTTLNLMIAGRDTTSSALTWFFWLLTKHPDVEAKILSELHKNPPSGQHRTAAELKRLVYLHAALSESLRLYPPVPFEHKAAVRPDTLPSGAAVGTTRRVIVSLYSMGRMESVWGKDCMEFRPERWLNEAGRLQHQLSYKFVAFNVGPRTCLGRELAFSQMKAVVAAVVPRFRMEAAGTEAIPKLSIILHMKDGLKVRLHNRQDDASIGAS; this comes from the coding sequence ATGGAGGTCGTGTCATGGTGGGTTCTAGGCTTCCTCGGCAAGTACCCGGTAGAGATCATGGCGTCGCTTGCTTGCGTCATCATGTTGCTCTTCAGGTGTTATCGGCGGGACGGGCTGCCGACCAACTGGCCGGTGTTGGGCGCGATCCCGGCCATCAGCGTGAACGCCGGGCGCGTGCACGACTGGCTCACGGAGTTCCTGCGCGCGGCGCCCGGGATGTCGCACGTCAAGGGGCCTTTGGGCACGCCGGTGGACGTGCTCGTCACGGCCAACCCGGCGGACGTGGCGCACATCTTTACCGCCAACTTCGGCAACTACCCCAAGGGCGAGGAGTTCGCCGCCCTCTTCGACGTGCTCGGCGACGGCATCTTCAACGCCGACGGCGAGTCTTGGGCGTTCCAGCGGCGGAAGGCGCACGCGCTGCTGTCCGACGGGAGGTTCCGCGACGCCGTCGCCGGGAGCACCGCGCGCAAGCTCGACGACGGGCTCGTGCCGCTCCTCGACGGCTTCGTTTCCTCTGGTGCCGTCGTGGACATGCAGGACGTGTTCATGCGCCTCACGTTCGACCTCACGGCGATGTTCGTGTTCGGCGTCGACCCCGGATGCCTAGCCGCCAACTTCCCACGAGTCCCCTTCGCCGCGGCCATGGATGACGCCGAGGAGGTGCTGTTCTACCGGCACATGACGCCCGTTGGGTGGCTGAGGATCCAGACCTACCTAAACATCGGCCACCACAAGAAGATGAACCAGGCTCGGCAGGTGCTCGACGCGTCTATCGCCGAGTTCATCTCGCTCCGACGAGAGCGCGCGGCCGGTGCCGACGACGGCGCCGACCTGCTCACATTGTACCTGGCGTGCCAAGCGGAGGTCGGCAAGGAAGGCGCCGAGTTCGACCGGTTCTTACGTGACACGACGCTTAACCTCATGATCGCCGGCCGTGACACGACGAGTTCCGCACTGACATGGTTCTTCTGGCTGCTCACCAAACACCCGGACGTCGAGGCAAAGATCCTCTCCGAGCTCCACAAAAACCCGCCGTCTGGCCAACACCGCACCGCCGCCGAGCTGAAGCGACTGGTCTACCTCCACGCGGCGCTGTCAGAGTCACTCCGTCTGTACCCACCAGTGCCATTCGAGCACAAGGCGGCAGTGCGCCCGGACACGCTGCCGAGCGGCGCGGCTGTGGGGACGACGCGGCGGGTGATCGTGTCTTTGTACTCGATGGGCCGCATGGAGTCCGTGTGGGGCAAGGACTGCATGGAGTTCCGGCCGGAGCGATGGCTGAACGAGGCAGGGCGGCTCCAGCACCAGCTGTCGTACAAGTTCGTGGCGTTCAACGTGGGCCCCCGAACGTGCCTCGGCAGGGAACTGGCGTTCTCGCAGATGAAAGCTGTTGTTGCTGCCGTCGTCCCCAGGTTCCGGATGGAGGCTGCGGGCACCGAGGCTATACCCAAGCTGTCCATCATTCTCCACATGAAGGATGGGCTCAAGGTAAGGTTGCACAACAGACAAGACGATGCCAGCATAGGTGCTAGCTAG